In Cataglyphis hispanica isolate Lineage 1 chromosome 20, ULB_Chis1_1.0, whole genome shotgun sequence, a single genomic region encodes these proteins:
- the LOC126857119 gene encoding kinesin-like protein KIF13B isoform X1 — protein MATDKIKVAVRVRPFNRRELELGTQCVVEMTGQQTILQHPITMDKIDRNKPKTFAFDHCFYSLDPGAENFASQEVVFDALGRDILDNAFQGYNACIFAYGQTGSGKSYTMMGSGDNKGIIPRLCDNLFDIIAKQQSSELTYKVEVSYMEIYNEKVHDLLDPKQNKQSLKVREHNVLGPYVDGLSQLAVTSFQDIDNLMAEGNKSRTVAATNMNSESSRSHAVFSVILTQTLTDSKSGVSGEKVSRMSLVDLAGSERAVKTGAVGDRLKEGSNINKSLTTLGLVISKLADQNSVNNNKKKDNFVPYRDSVLTWLLKDNLGGNSKTVMVATISPAADNYEETLSTLRYADRAKRIVNHAVVNEDPNARIIRELRQEVEALKEMLLHATGSIVGQQRTDITEKLSESERLMKEMSQTWEEKLVKTERLQHERQQALEKMGISVQASGIQVEKNKYYLVNLNDDPSLNELLVYYLKERTLVGGRSAKTEQDIQLHGLGILPEHCVITIEESGLYMTPLNGARCFVNGTQVVDKTLLQHGDRIVWGNHHFFRVNCPRSATAINSEPQTPAQNIDYNFAREELMLNELSNDPIQRAIARLEKQHEEDKQVALEKQRQEYERQFQQLRNILSPSTPYSPYVPYDPLRGSQSGKLPACTPTTQMRVEKWAQERDEMFKRSLGQLKTDILKANALVQEANFLAEEMGKQTKFSVTLQIPPNNLSPNRKSVFFQRGAFVSEPAILVKRMNTGSQVWSMEKLENKLVDMRDMYEERKDPHNCQRLPAIKDELPGKTQDPFYESQENHNLIGVANIFLEVLFHDVRLDYHTPIISQQGEVAGRLQVEISRISGQFPQDRICEAASESSADSTSSETSSEDYSGGSSHITCRVTIKQATGLPLSLSHFVFCQYMFWGHPEPIVVPPMVNAEVPNSNCIIGQRDSLAFKFDHTKDFTVPITEEFMEHAAEGALSIEVWGHRSAGFSRSKPGWEVEQQQLAKARSLADRWSELTRKIELWVEIQELNEQGEYSPVEVTVKQDTCTGGIYQLRQGQQRRIQVRVKPVQNSGTLPIICQSILNIAVGSVSVRNRLQIPLDSYQDEDLSILREKWSDALMRRRQYLDQQIQKLINKQDKTEQDMEREQSLVDQWVSLTEERNAVLVPAAGSGIPGAPADWTPPAGMEPHIPVLFLDLNADDLSTHQSGEEVSVTGLNSILPKEHGNKFYNLPIIRHLEKDVCAIAAWDSSIHDNVHLNRVTDANERVFLILKTTVRLSHPAPMDLVLRKRLALNIYKRQSITDRIFKKIVRIDCLTQTGVTYEVVSNIPKASEELEDRESLAQIAASGEDNSLCDGETYIEKYTRGVSAVESILTLDRLRQSVAVKELLQAQGQPLMRKTASVPNFSQIMRFDTSMDSLNVTRSESVTDLNTEMNGLPHPRRASIGHARNDENFISAPPKPFGIGSILNSARPTFLNLNLNLNSLTRLQQSTSAKSSPNIVSSKLGPRMTTLHEETSNVGNQAFTPINDDDEEKSDADYSEYEAYQAPPKLTKPLTSSRTLDSLVELQSTKINTPSMSSSGYGSQAVSTTNLTSEDSISIKSISVDETPDLEYRNPIDSKKPEKMDSSLVEETPEEYLGINSELDNMDISQSACTEEYTRKNLEETGAYVDTDIDSPVSSTKSESETNSNVIHIESRKKSTHDQIFDDRRKSVMEISQTSNSGDDSPTEGTSVVHTKLPPGKVVRRKKTCSGTGRPTSSQHRASFPMVRPQLSESKAAARLEQTLQPNMSYENGDNSSSERIDAADDVSDKNSAFGSRHDLTRMETPLPDWVVVGESVLVRPYSYSGVIAYVGPTEFASGTWIGVELDAPTGKNDGAVNGHRYFTCRPKCGIFVKVDKLIQDRRGRALRSYTKQESAPAPSALMRRSVSKGEGLHSLHRSRSRGEGLSTAGTLRSFSRGK, from the exons GAACAAGCCGAAAACTTTCGCTTTCGATCACTGTTTTTATTCCCTGGATCCTGGAGCGGAGAATTTCGCGAGTCAAGAGGTGGTTTTCGATGCCCTGGGCCGTGATATTTTGGACAATGCATTTCAGGGTTACAACGCCTGCATATTTGCCTACGGACAAACCG GCTCAGGAAAGTCTTACACGATGATGGGCAGTGGCGACAACAAAGGGATAATACCACGCTTGTGTGACAATCTCTTTGATATAATAGCGAAGCAGCAAAGTTCCGAGCTCACGTACAAAGTCGAGGTCTCGTACATGGAGATCTACAACGAGAAAGTGCACGATCTGTTGGATCCAAAGCAGAACAAACAATCGCTCAAAGTCAGAGAGCACAATGTCCTGGGGCCCTACGTAGACGGACTCAGTCAATTGGCGGTCACTTCTTTTCAG GATATCGACAATCTCATGGCGGAGGGCAACAAGTCGCGGACGGTTGCTGCGACGAATATGAATTCCGAGAGCTCCCGTTCGCACGCCGTATTCTCGGTAATCCTCACGCAGACGCTAACCGATTCGAAAAGCGGGGTCAGCGGAGAAAAGGTTTCGCGGATGAGCTTGGTGGATTTAGCTGGGAGCGAAAGGGCTGTGAAAACTGGAGCAGTGGGTGATAGACTTAAAGAAGGAAGCAATATTAACAA GTCTCTAACGACGTTGGGTCTAGTCATTTCGAAACTGGCGGATCAGAATTCCGTCAATAACAACAAGAAGAAGGATAATTTTGTACCATACAGAGATTCGGTCCTCACATGGCTCTTGAAg GATAATCTTGGTGGCAATAGCAAAACTGTTATGGTGGCCACTATATCGCCGGCTGCGGACAATTACGAAGAAACGTTATCGACTCTTCGGTACGCCGACAGAGCGAAGAGGATAGTCAATCATGCCGTAGTTAACGAGGATCCTAATGCCAGAATTATTCGTGAGCTCAGACAAGAGGTCGAAGCCTTGAAGGAAATGTTGTTACACGCTACA GGATCGATCGTCGGCCAACAACGCACAGACATCACGGAAAAGCTATCGGAATCGGAACGATTGATGAAAGAAATGTCACAGACATGGGAGGAGAAGCTAGTGAAGACCGAGAGACTGCAACACGAAAGGCAGCAGGCTCTCGAAAAGATGGGAATAAGCGTGCAAGCGTCTGGCATTCAAGTAGAGAAGAATAAATACTACTTGGTTAATTTAAACGATGATCCAAGTTTGAACGagttattagtttattatctcaag GAGAGAACTCTCGTAGGCGGGCGTTCGGCTAAAACAGAACAGGATATTCAATTACATGGCTTGGGCATACTGCCGGAACATTGCGTTATCACGATAGAAGAGTCAGGTCTGTACATGACGCCGTTGAATGGTGCTCGATGCTTTGTCAACGGTACGCAAGTCGTAGATAAGACTCTCTTACAACATGGCGATAGAATCGTTTGGGGAAACCATCATTTCTTCAGAGTGAACTGTCCAAGAAGCGCTACAG CAATCAATAGCGAGCCGCAAACTCCCGCTCAGAACATTGACTATAACTTTGCCAGAGAGGAGCTTATGCTTAACGAACTTTCGAACGATCCAATTCAACGGGCAATTGCGAGGCTGGAGAAACAGCACGAGGAAGATAAACag GTCGCACTTGAAAAGCAGCGGCAGGAATACGAACGACAGTTTCAACAGCTGCGCAACATATTATCTCCCTCTACGCCGTATTCGCCTTACGTACCGTACGATCCTTTGAGAGGTAGTCAAAGCGGAAAGCTCCCGGCTTGCACACCAACCACGCAAATGCGCGTCGAAAAGTGGGCGCAGGAGCGAGACGAGATGTTCAAGCGGAGTTTGGGTCAATTGAAGACGGACATATTAAAGGCCAATGCGTTGGTACAGGAGGCTAATTTCCTCGCGGAGGAGATGGGCAAACAGACGAAATTTAGCGTCACCTTGCAGATTCCTCCGAATAATCTAAGTCCAAATAGGAag AGTGTATTCTTTCAGCGGGGCGCGTTTGTCAGTGAACCCGCAATTTTAGTGAAGAGAATGAATACGGGTAGTCAAGTGTGGTCTatggaaaaattagaaaataagcTGGTCGATATGCGAGATATGTACGAAGAACGAAAAGATCCTCATAATTGTCAACGATTACCAGCGATTAAG gaCGAATTGCCAGGAAAGACACAAGATCCATTTTACGAATCCCAGGAGAATCACAATCTTATCGGCgtcgcaaatattttcttagaaGTGCTATTCCATGACGTACGATTAGATTATCACACTCCAATTATTAGTCAGCAAGGAGAGGTCGCTGGTCGACTACAAGTCGAGATAAGTCGCATATCTGGACAATTTCCTCAAGATCGGATTTGCGAGGCCGCCTCAGAATCTTCCGCGGACTCGACGTCCTCCGAAACGTCCTCCGAGGATTATTCCGGAGGATCTAGCCACATTACTTGTCGCGTAACGATAAAACAGGCCACCGGTTTACCGCTCTCGTTAAGTCATTTCGTGTTTTGTCAATATATGTTTTGGGGTCACCCGGAACCTATCGTGGTACCGCCTATGGTAAACGCGGAAGTACCCAACTCGAATTGCATCATCGGACAGAGGGATTCGTTggcatttaaatttgatcaTACAAAGGATTTTACTGTACCCATTACGGAAGAGTTTATGGAACATGCCGCAG AGGGAGCGTTGAGTATAGAAGTATGGGGCCATCGCAGCGCGGGTTTCTCCCGCAGTAAACCTGGATGGGAAGTGGAACAACAACAATTGGCAAAAGCTAGATCACTCGCTGATCGATGGTCGGAATTAACGAGAAAAATCGAGTTGTGGGTGGAGATACAAGAACTCAACGAGCAGGGAGAATATTCGCCTGTCGAAGTCACAGTGAAGCAAGATACGTGTACAG GTGGCATTTATCAACTTCGACAAGGTCAGCAACGTCGGATACAAGTACGAGTGAAACCAGTACAAAATTCTGGAACCCTGCCGATTATCTGTCAATCGATATTGAATATAGCCGTTGGGAGCGTGTCTGTACGAAATCGACTGCAAATTCCGTTAGATAGCTACCAAGACGAGGATCTGAGTATATTGAGAGAGAAGTGGAGCGACGCTTTAATGAGAAGACGACAATATCTTGATCAACAGATTCAGAAACTCATTAATAAACAAG ACAAAACAGAACAAGACATGGAGCGAGAACAAAGTCTAGTCGATCAGTGGGTTAGCCTTACAGAGGAACGAAATGCCGTTCTGGTTCCTGCGGCGGGCTCAGGTATCCCTGGTGCTCCTGCCGATTGGACTCCTCCTGCAGGGATGGAACCTCATATCCCCGTATTATTCCTCGATCTCAACg CTGATGATCTCTCAACGCATCAATCGGGAGAGGAAGTGTCAGTGACAGGATTGAACTCGATCCTACCTAAAGAAcatggaaataaattttataatctaccGATTATTCGACATTTGGAGAAAGACGTATGTGCCATCGCCGCTTGGGATTCTAGTATACACGATAACGTACATCTTAATAGAGTGACCGATG CCAACGAAAGGGTATTCTTAATTCTGAAGACTACCGTTCGCTTGTCGCATCCAGCACCTATGGACCTTGTGCTCCGTAAAAGATtagctttaaatatatacaagaggCAGAGCATCACGGAtagaattttcaagaaaatcgtTCGAATCGATTGCTTAACGCAAACCGGCGTCACCTACGAGGTAGTTTCAAACATACCAAAAGCGAGCGAGGAGTTAGAAGATCGCGAGAGCTTGGCGCAAATTGCTGCAAGCGGAGAAGATAATAGTTTATGCGATGGAGAAACGTATATAG aaaaatacaCTCGCGGTGTCTCAGCCGTCGAAAGTATATTAACATTGGACCGATTACGACAAAGTGTCGCTGTAAAAGAATTGTTGCAAGCACAAGGACAACCGCTGATGCGCAAAACTGCAAGTGTTCCAAACTTCTCGCAG ATTATGAGATTTGATACATCGATGGACTCATTGAATGTTACTCGCTCGGAAAGCGTAACAGATCTTAATACGGAAATGAATGGTCTCCCGCATCCGCGACGCGCGTCCATAGGTCACGCGAGAAATGACGAAAACTTCATATCTGCACCGCCAAAGCCATTTGGAATTG GCTCCATTCTCAACTCAG CGAGACCAACTTTCCTGAATCTGAACCTGAATCTCAACTCATTGACACGTCTTCAACAGTCTACCTCTGCCAAGT CATCTCCAAATATAGTCAGTAGCAAACTGGGTCCTCGTATGACCACGTTGCATGAGGAAACGTCTAATGTTGGAAACCAAGCATTTACTCCCATCAACGACGATGACGAGGAGAAAAGCGATGCCGATTACTCTGAATATGAGGCATATcag GCTCCACCAAAACTGACAAAGCCGTTAACTTCTTCACGCACACTGGATTCTCTGGTTGAGCTACAATCGACCAAAATCAACACGCCAAGTATGAGTAGTAGCGGTTACGGTTCTCAGGCTGTTTCCACAACAAACCTAACGTCAGAAGATTCCATTTCCATCAAATCCATCAGCGTGGACGAGACTCCGGATCTCGAGTATCGTAATCCTATCGACAGCAAGAAACCCGAGAAAATGGACAGTTCTCTCGTTGAAGAAACACCCGAGGAATACCTGGGCATAAACTCTGAGTTGGATAATATGGATATCTCACAGAGCGCTTGTACAGAGG aatatactAGAAAAAATTTGGAAGAAACGGGAGCATATGTGGATACTGACATCGATAGCCCAGTTTCTTCTACAAAGAGCGAAAGTGAAACCAACAGCAACGTAATTCACATCGAGTCTCGGAAGAAAAGTACACATGATCAGATTTTCGACGATAGGAGGAAAAGCGTGATGGAAATCAGTCAGACATCTAATTCGGGAGATGATAGTCCCACGGAAGGGACGTCGGTCGTACATACCAAACTGCCACCTGGCAAG GTCGTGCGAAGAAAAAAGACGTGTAGCGGTACTGGAAGGCCTACCAGTTCACAGCATAGAGCTTCGTTTCCTATGGTCCGTCCACAACTTTCCGAGAGTAAGGCTGCAGCACGTTTGGAACAAACGCTACAACCTAATATGTCATATGAAAACGGCGACAATAGTTCTTCGGAGAGAATCGATG cagcAGATGATGTCAGCGACAAAAATTCGGCTTTTGGTTCAAGACACGATTTAACTCGAATGGAAACTCCTTTACCAGATTGGGTCGTCGTTGGTGAATCAGTCTTGGTTCGTCCTTACAGTTATTCCGGAGTCATAGCATATGTTGGCCCTACAGAATTTGCATCCGGAACTTGGATAGGAGTTGAACTTGACGCTCCAACTG gCAAGAATGATGGTGCTGTTAATGGTCATAGATATTTTACCTGTAGACCGAAATGTGGTATATTTGTTAAAGTGGACAAACTAATTCAAGACAGACGGGGACGAGCACTTAGAAGCTACACCAAGCAGGAATCTGCACCAGCACCATCCGCATTAATGCGCAGGAGCGTTAGCAAGG GGGAAGGCTTACATTCCTTGCACCGAAGTCGCAGCCGAGGGGAAGGCCTCTCTACAGCAGGTACATTACGTTCTTTTTCACGCGGCAAATAA